One genomic window of Gossypium hirsutum isolate 1008001.06 chromosome D11, Gossypium_hirsutum_v2.1, whole genome shotgun sequence includes the following:
- the LOC107921135 gene encoding uncharacterized protein, translating to MFLYANTDDSTLPQDMYRMLSRPYAFNCILRLRTSTEFKPGHSYGHFFPDPQYENVQHIICCDFFATYAYDFDFANNV from the exons ATGTTCTTATATGCAAATACAGATGATTCAACACTTCCTCAGGACAT GTACCGAATGCTAAGTCGACCATATGCTTTTAATTGCATACTAAGATTGAGGACATCTACTGAATTCAAGCCTGGCCATTCT TATGGTCACTTTTTCCCAGATCCACAATATGAAAATGTTCAGCACATCATTTGTTGTGATTTTTTTGCAACATATGCTTATGATTTTGATTTCgctaataatgtttga